Within the Scyliorhinus canicula chromosome 6, sScyCan1.1, whole genome shotgun sequence genome, the region accgtggTGCTGCCACTGACCCGAACGTGCAGGGGGCTGCAGCTGGATCTGCGAGCTTCATGACTGCTCCCTGcttgccccctgcagggctgtgaatctgtggccttttgaaacggagaatcaagccccctTTGTTTCCTATTTGTTGTTAGACCATGAACTCATATTTAATGGATTAATTCAGTATTCATTCAGATTTTGCTACAAACAACAATGAGAAGAAAGTTTCCACCTTCTTCCAAGACTTCATGAGGTTTGTTGCATGTCTATCGAAGGTTTCTCAGCTGCTTAAAATATGCTTAATGTTTGAAGGTATTTTGTGGGTTTTAATATATTAGCCATCAAAGTttttacagtttttaaaaatcgttAGAAATATATTTTCAAATATATCCCGAATTTCCACCAATGAAAGAACCCTTCTCCCTCCAGAAATGCAATCTAACCAACCTTTGAAACTGCTAAACCACAGAGATGCTTGTGTACTGACTTTACTGGAACCTTAGCTTGTTTCTTTGGTTTCTGTTAGTTTCAGTGATACATTGCTGAATCCAATACTTGAAAGGTTACAGACATTTCGACCTTTGGTTTTCTATATCATTACAACTTCTCACCATAATTTTAATAAGATAGCTTCGCCAGTTTACTGTGCTGATATACAGACCAACCACTGATGcaatggaatgtgcctttgctcTTGATAGAAAACCAGCAAAATGCACAGTCTCTGCCACTTGTAACCTAGGATATGGCATTTTATTTGTTGCTTTACTGCTTTAGATTTGGCATGACTGTTTGGCATTCGAGGTATTTCTAATATGGTTTCCACCTTTTGGAATCTCCTCATATGATTATCTATGCTGTCCGCTTCTAAATGGGAAACAATTAAAAAGGTGTGCAACAGAGTACAGCAAAAATATATTCTGTTTAAAGGAAGGAATAAACATTTTCCAAATGTAGGGCTCGATTTAACAGCcttgtcactcccgacttggtgTCAGGACGAGCCCATTAAATCTCGCGCGTGGTCTTGCGCCAGATTTACGACGTTCAAAATGCCTCACCAGATTTAACGGAGTCTCGTGAAAagttgcaatctggatcccgccttcactgggcatgatccaatCTGTATATTTAAATAGGCCATCCCTCTGTCGGCTCATTTACATATATGTTCGCTGGACTCACCCAGTACCTAGGACTCACCTGGCACCTGGGACTCACCAGCCACGCCGGGTGACCTTGccagggcaccgtttagcactggacCACACAAACTGTactggggaggtctcccaggccattggagaccctcaAGTGGTGGGGTACATGGCATAGTGTCACTCTGGCTCTCTGTCtaacacctgggcaccttggcactgctagcctagcACCATGGCCATGccacccgggtggcactgccatggtgccaggggcactgtcaATGTGCCAGGAtaccagtgccagggtgcccaggttccaggttggcactaccaagagtctggccgggggggggggaggagggccttCACAGGTAGAGAGGGGTAACGGGGGGTAAGGTGGTATCACCAAGGTTTGGGGAGGCGAGGAAGGTCAAAAGAGCATGGGGTgtctggaaggggagggggagagcatgGCTGCTGGACAAAATGGCGCTCCGATTTGCGAGGATTCTTTCTTGCTGGTGAGTTTTAGCTTGTCAGCAGGAAATCCTTCTAAGACTGGCGTTGGTGTGGAGAATCTCCCTGAGGCCAAAGAAAACGACAAAGTACtgttgaatagaacatagaacagtacagcatagttgaggcccttcagcccacgaggGTATTTCTCAGTGGGGCAATATATTTTAAGTACCAGTattgggcacaatactccagtgaAGGCCAAGCCAGTATTTTATAAATGTTAAGCAGCATTTCCTTTCTTTTCCACTTTATGAGCTGTATGTTAAACACCCCTGCCAGGTGGCACATAAAATCCAGAGTGTGGCATAGCCACTACCTACCCACTCATCCCAAACCTGTTTGGAATTCTACAGGAGTTGCAGCCCACCGGCTCTTGGGTCTattgccacttaagggcctcattctgCCTCCGCTGGTATATTATCCATATGGGGGGAAGGCCCCCACCATGTGGGAAGCCTCACAGCTTCAGCTGCAGACTGGTATTGGGAAAGGGGGGAGAGTTCCTCATTTGCATGTCCCCTGGGGGCATTggaggtaacccccccccccccaccccatccccaaggTCATCTCCCCctttaacccctcccccagcctcttgAACCTGACGCCCTCAATCCCTCATAACCCTTGTTgagacccctgattctggacttaGCTGGGCTTCTCGACGTGGTGGGACTTCCTAAGGTCTCTGCAGTGGCCACTCTCTCTGCCAGAACTATAAAGCTTCCAGCCAGCAGCTAAGGTGGAACTGTCTCCTGAGATGGGACAGAAGCCTGAAAGCAATTAACACTGCTCCTTGCGTTACATTGCTATGGGGCAGCTATGACGGAGGCCTGCACTGACATTGTTTAAAGTGGACACTCCGCTGCGAATCTGGGTTCCACATGATCTTGGCAGCTGGTAGTCTGATTCAGTGGCATTGTGAACCAAGACAACAGAGCCACTTCCCCATTGCAGCCTTCTTCCACCTTTGCAACCATTAGGGCTGCTACACTCCTCTGCCTGCTTTGCCGTTGAGGGCTTCTTGGATCATTCTTTGTCTGGAATCTCTCCCTCAACCGTACCACCATAGGAGGCCCGACTAAGAGCATAAACACCGAACGACATTCCTCTCTGGTTCTTTGGAACATGCAAGCCTCTCCATTATAGCAAGGTGAGGATCCCTGGAATGTTCCCAAGGTTACATATTTTTTCCCAATTTGTCAACTTTCCTTCCACCTTCAACAATTAATGTACCTATAATACCCATGCGAGGCATGGAATTGTAGCTGAATGGTTAAGGTGATGGATTAGAAATCCACTGGAGTCTCCCCATGTAGGTTTGAATCTGACTAACTACAATTCTCATTATTCTCAATTTTGACTCGGTGTTTACAGGACTAATTATTGGGTAAATGGAAGAAAAAACACTGAAATGTTTCTGTGTTTTCCCTTTACCATCATGGATTTTCAgccttgggtcgagcagttgccataccaggctgcgatgcagtcagataggatgctttctttcaATGGCAcatcggatgctttctatggcgcatctaAAAAAACTGGAAAGAGTCAATGTCCACATTGACACTTACAATTTTTACAGAAactagagtcatgaacacagcccagtccatcacacaaacccacctcccatccattgactctaattacacctcccgctgcctgaagaaagctggcagcataatcaatgaccccTCCAACTAGGGttattccttcttccaaatcccAGATTATTCACttatatcccccccacccccagccattcaTGCTTATTTGCATGCTTAGCTCAATATCCTACTGATTCTTGCTGTTGTCATCAGTTTTCAATGATGAACCTATGTAATCACTACATTTCAAGGCACATTGGTTATTATGCCAACTCTAGTGTCTCTATACTAATCTGTTGTTTCATTTGCGTAAGACGCATTAATTTCAGAAGCATTATTTTGtatcaaaaatatatttattttgaacTGGGAAAGTGCAAACAGTTAACTTTTGGTCACACTTCTCAAATGTTATAACAACTGttcaaaaaaaattttaagaACAGTCATTTTGTCAAGTCTATAACTATAGTACTCAAGCAATAAACAACATAAGGCACATACATTAAATTTAACTTAGACAACTGTACACATATGTACATTATTTACAATGATATTACAGCTAACAGTGTACAAGCAATGCAGTTTCAAAATCTAGGCTGAGTGCTCTGACATGTTTCCATTTTTCATTTGATAACTGATCATGTCTCAACATGCCAATATTTTCCTTTGAGTTACGCAGTGACCTTTGTATAAGAGATGGAAAATCTTTCCAGTTAAGAAGTCTCAAGTCGATTACATAGTTTATGCCATGTCACCCATCATTTTCCTGTAATACAAGGACTGAAAGACATCATTGTCCATGGGGCAGTTATAATGGCATGCACAGGTCTTGATGAACATCATCTTCTTCTTCATAAGTTGACCATCGGGACATTTGAACTCGACAGAGAGAGTAGCAGTTCTGTGGGGGGTGCAGCATCGGCCATCAGTACACACACCACAGAATTTGGCTCTGTAAGACTTCACACTGGTACAGCCAGAGAATTCAAACTTGGTCGGTCTGTAAACCTTTGGAGTGCGGATGCACCTTTTGCCTTTCTGTTGGGTGAATTACAAGAGACaaaattccattaaaaaaaattcaattcaatataaatcttgatggcatttttaaaaatgcaattggCCTGGGAAGGGCATTTTCTTTTACCTTAATGGTATCGGTCATATCCATTTCACAAGGCCTGACCATGCAGAGTCTGGTCTGTTTTTCCAGTCTGCACTCTCTGTTGTCATTAGTCACCCTGCTGGAGATGCCCATTCCACAGGTCTTGGAGCAGGCACTCCATTCAGTGGTCTGTACAAGACAGTTGGCACGGAACATGGAGGGGTCAGGACCATAGGTGGCTTCTTCTCTGTAAGCTGTATGAAGAAAATAAATACATCAACTGCTTGGTAACATGACAGCCATGGACCAGTGTCCCATTAAATACAGAATAAACATATTTAATTTCTGTTTTCAATCCGTATGGCATTACTAACTAGTTAAAGTTAAATGTAATTTTAAAGAttggcaaaataaaaaaaaattaacaatggCTAGATTGTTGAATCATAATACATTACTATGCTCAATTTTAATGAGCAATTTCACTTTTTCTTCTGTCATCAGTTTTCATTGCTCTGGTGGTTGCAAAGCACCCTGCCTTAAGGTGtctattttaagttgaacagtgaGATGCCGAATGAGCAACTTACCTGCAAGTGCAGGTCCAACCATGGTCTGGTGCCTGGGTTGCTCACAGACCCATTCTTCACAACACTTGCCAGGCACTTTAACCTTCTTGGGCATGGGACAGTCTGGGCTAGCCAAGCGGATCGACACACTGCAGACAGGGACACAGCCGATGGAGCCATCCAGACAGGTGCACTTATACTTGCATCCACTTTGAAAGGTCTCACCATTCCTGTACACAACACCATCAAAGAAGCAAGGAGCCCCTTCTTTAGCTGCAAGAGACAAACATAATTCCTGTAAGCCAATCGGTTCAACTGATTAATATCAAATGACAGTAAATACCTGCGATAAGTACAGCAATATCACTACACCTGTGATCCTAAACAATTTTAATAGCGGAAGCTAAACTATTCACCAATTCAAGGGGCAATATATAAAATTAATCTGGCAATCATATTTCTGCACTTATAAAATGGTATTAAtctataataaaaacagaaaatggtgtatAAACACTCAGCGTATCAAATAGCAggttgcctgacttgctgagtgttttcagcattttccccTTTCATTTCAGGTACCCAGCATCCAGGGTATTCTGCTCTTGTCTAAACCTCCACAACGGTTGTGCGGGGCTGTCTGCAGACTGCTGTGTGTAGGAAGCTGGCTGACGGTCCTCACCTGCACAGATTCCGATGGTGCTGTACGCGGCCGATCCGAagtcacagaacaggcccttgtgtAGATCGCAGGGCTGGCGGCGGGTGCACACCTCTCCCGCCTGCTTGGCGCAGACACTGCAACAGCCGCAGCCGTCAGTGACC harbors:
- the ccn2a gene encoding CCN family member 2a isoform X2 yields the protein MSAGLPVTALNSRPSALPECLWSLTAAAVAVSAPSRRERCAPAASPAIYTRACSVTSDRPRTAPSESVAAKEGAPCFFDGVVYRNGETFQSGCKYKCTCLDGSIGCVPVCSVSIRLASPDCPMPKKVKVPGKCCEEWVCEQPRHQTMVGPALAAYREEATYGPDPSMFRANCLVQTTEWSACSKTCGMGISSRVTNDNRECRLEKQTRLCMVRPCEMDMTDTIKKGKRCIRTPKVYRPTKFEFSGCTSVKSYRAKFCGVCTDGRCCTPHRTATLSVEFKCPDGQLMKKKMMFIKTCACHYNCPMDNDVFQSLYYRKMMGDMA
- the ccn2a gene encoding CCN family member 2a isoform X1; this translates as MFVAVKRMKFAPLLLGLAYLVCAADECRAPCHCPEQPPLCPPGVSLVTDGCGCCSVCAKQAGEVCTRRQPCDLHKGLFCDFGSAAYSTIGICAAKEGAPCFFDGVVYRNGETFQSGCKYKCTCLDGSIGCVPVCSVSIRLASPDCPMPKKVKVPGKCCEEWVCEQPRHQTMVGPALAAYREEATYGPDPSMFRANCLVQTTEWSACSKTCGMGISSRVTNDNRECRLEKQTRLCMVRPCEMDMTDTIKKGKRCIRTPKVYRPTKFEFSGCTSVKSYRAKFCGVCTDGRCCTPHRTATLSVEFKCPDGQLMKKKMMFIKTCACHYNCPMDNDVFQSLYYRKMMGDMA